The Chthoniobacterales bacterium DNA window GGCTGCAATACGATATGGAACTGGGCGAGTCGCAGTCGAATGACGAGGTGAGCGAGCGCGATGGCGTGCGGATTTTTGTGGATGCCGAGGCGGCGCGTTTGCTCGGCGGAGCGTCGCTCGATTATGTGGACGATCTGGCCGGGGCCGGGTTCCGAATTGTGAATCCCAATGCGGCGCGAAGCTGCGGCTGCGGGACGTCGTTTGAGCCGGCAGAGACGGCGGCTGGGGCGTGAAGCGTCAGGCCAAAAACGACCGGCCCGGCATGGCCGTGGATGTGGAGTTGCTCTCGGAGCGGCAGTTGCGCGCGAAGAAGGGTCAGCGGGATAATCTCTACGCGTGGACGGTATTCATTCTCCTGCTCATCGGGGTGGTTTTTATCTGCTGGATTGGGAGTTTCTATGTTTTCCAGCATCCGGAAAATGCCAGGAGCTACAAGATTCTGCGCAAGCTGAAGAAGATCGATCCGCCGAAACGTTTCGAGCCGACGCTGGCGCCGAACGGGCGGTTTTATCATGCGAAGGATTTGGTGAAACTCTACGCCGACAAAACGGATACCGAGCTGGCCAAGATCAATCTGGAGCTGCTCCAGGCTTACATTGGGAATTACGGCGTCAAAGAATTTCAGGTGCCGTATCTGATGGGTCATTTCTCGGTTTTGCAATCGCGGGCGCTGACGAAGTCCGACTTGCTGACCACGGGTTACGTGGCGCTGGCGCGTTCGTTGGAGGAGCCGAGATTGATCATCGAGCAGCTTTATCCCGCCGAGCCGGAGGCGACCGAGGACCTGCGCCAGATGTTGCAGCCGGGTGTGGAAATCAAACTCGAACGCACTTACGATCTGTCTGCTGTGTTGCACATCGAGCGGCTGCCGAACGACGCCTGGCAGGTGACGATTGTGCCATTAAACTACGACTCCTATGGCCTCGGCGACGGACGCGAAGTCCATCTGGAGCCGCCCTTGATGCCGAATCTGGCGGGCC harbors:
- a CDS encoding iron-sulfur cluster assembly accessory protein → MMTITESAVAELKSLLAAKGLGEGSGLRIGISKGGCAGLQYDMELGESQSNDEVSERDGVRIFVDAEAARLLGGASLDYVDDLAGAGFRIVNPNAARSCGCGTSFEPAETAAGA